A DNA window from Pseudodesulfovibrio thermohalotolerans contains the following coding sequences:
- the recJ gene encoding single-stranded-DNA-specific exonuclease RecJ, whose product MAEELNVSPLIVEILWNRGLSDVDEMDRFLSPLLRHMANPAEVPGLTEAAETLARGLDEGRKLAVWGDYDVDGITATAVIKEFFAMRGMEVMHHLPNRMEEGYGMNVPGVEHLHEQGATMLLTVDCGITDSAPVARARELGMTVVVTDHHLPGETLPEAHAVCDPRLAEGGPCDDLAGVGVAFMLVVALNRLLPGDPVDVRPLLDLVALGTIADIVKLTGQNRILVKNGLLVIKEAKRPGMAALKVVSDYDRRAELGAGQIGFHLAPRINAAGRMGDPEKALRLLLAKDFDSAMPIAEELNAINMERRRQEQEISEQAFEQAESMRHMAGLVLHADHWHPGIIGIVASRVVEKYYRPTLLLCTPESSGGLLKGSGRSISEFNLYDGLADVADVLEGFGGHSQAAGVSLKPENLKALRERFNDRVIEKLGPKPLTPTLKLDHELAFSNINNTLLKELEMLQPYGMGNPEPVFATKPVRVAEHALFGREGEHVKLVLEDTETGTKLPGKAWRMADTLTRAVHGRTMRFAFTPKIDRFRGIPTIDLRIRDWVF is encoded by the coding sequence ATGGCCGAGGAATTGAACGTTTCGCCGCTTATTGTGGAGATTCTCTGGAATCGGGGTTTGTCCGACGTGGACGAGATGGACCGCTTTTTGAGCCCGTTGCTTCGGCACATGGCCAACCCCGCCGAGGTGCCCGGCCTGACCGAGGCCGCCGAGACCCTGGCCCGTGGCCTTGACGAGGGCCGCAAGCTGGCCGTCTGGGGCGATTACGACGTGGACGGCATCACGGCCACGGCGGTAATCAAGGAGTTTTTCGCCATGCGCGGCATGGAGGTCATGCACCACCTGCCAAACCGCATGGAGGAAGGATACGGCATGAATGTTCCCGGCGTGGAGCATCTCCACGAGCAGGGCGCGACCATGTTGCTGACAGTGGACTGCGGCATCACGGACAGCGCGCCCGTGGCCCGGGCCAGGGAGCTGGGCATGACCGTGGTGGTCACGGACCATCACCTGCCCGGCGAGACCCTGCCCGAAGCCCATGCGGTGTGCGATCCGCGCCTCGCGGAAGGCGGGCCATGCGACGATCTGGCCGGGGTGGGCGTGGCCTTCATGCTCGTCGTGGCCCTGAACCGGCTCCTGCCGGGCGATCCCGTGGACGTGCGTCCGCTGCTCGACCTTGTGGCGTTGGGGACCATCGCCGACATCGTCAAGCTGACCGGCCAGAACCGTATTTTGGTCAAGAACGGGCTGCTGGTCATCAAGGAGGCCAAACGGCCCGGCATGGCCGCTCTCAAGGTGGTCAGCGATTACGACCGCCGCGCCGAGTTGGGGGCTGGGCAGATAGGGTTCCACCTTGCCCCGCGGATCAATGCCGCCGGACGCATGGGCGATCCCGAGAAGGCGTTGCGCCTGCTGCTCGCCAAGGATTTCGATTCGGCCATGCCCATCGCCGAGGAGCTCAACGCCATCAATATGGAACGCCGCCGCCAGGAGCAGGAGATTTCCGAGCAGGCCTTCGAGCAGGCCGAGTCCATGCGCCACATGGCCGGACTGGTCCTGCACGCGGACCATTGGCATCCGGGAATCATAGGCATCGTGGCTTCGCGGGTGGTCGAGAAATACTACCGGCCCACGCTGCTGCTCTGCACGCCCGAGTCCTCGGGAGGACTGCTCAAGGGGTCCGGCCGGAGCATCTCCGAGTTCAATCTTTACGACGGGCTGGCCGACGTGGCCGACGTGCTGGAAGGATTCGGAGGACACTCCCAGGCCGCGGGCGTCTCCCTCAAGCCGGAGAATCTCAAGGCCCTGCGCGAGCGGTTCAACGATCGGGTCATCGAGAAGCTCGGTCCCAAGCCGCTTACGCCCACGCTCAAGCTCGACCATGAGCTGGCCTTTTCCAACATCAACAACACCTTGCTTAAGGAACTGGAGATGCTTCAGCCCTACGGCATGGGCAATCCCGAGCCGGTCTTCGCCACCAAGCCGGTGCGTGTGGCCGAACACGCCCTGTTCGGCAGGGAGGGAGAGCACGTCAAGTTGGTCCTGGAGGACACCGAGACCGGTACCAAGTTGCCCGGTAAGGCATGGCGCATGGCCGATACCCTGACCCGCGCGGTTCACGGCCG
- a CDS encoding HDOD domain-containing protein — protein sequence MNQDKIQGFLQELPRMRGDLPFSPEILRQLFFQTGEGCLASLEAVGETLSRDQGLTARILRLANSAYYGLQAEIQTVSRAAAVLGMSEIRNIVLALGIDGLTKRYSLPEDFDLGRYWAHQFMVAMVAKELSDMTDVGKPDSLFTSGLLHDFGKLITALKRPDDWAAIRELAENEMLSDSDAEEEYWGLDHAVIGALVLRSWDLPAVLVEPVNWHHSPDLSPAHSNESNVVCLADCVVHAVGEPEGPYVERLDELCQAVEVDMDDLLEVAEELADSDDVEQFVNVFF from the coding sequence ATGAACCAGGACAAGATCCAGGGCTTCCTCCAGGAGCTTCCGCGTATGCGTGGCGACCTGCCGTTTTCGCCGGAAATCCTGCGCCAATTGTTCTTCCAGACCGGCGAGGGCTGCCTGGCTTCTCTTGAGGCCGTGGGCGAGACCCTGAGCAGGGATCAGGGGTTGACCGCCCGCATCCTTAGGCTGGCCAATTCCGCCTATTACGGTCTTCAAGCCGAAATTCAGACGGTATCGCGCGCCGCTGCGGTGCTGGGCATGTCCGAGATTCGCAATATTGTCCTTGCGCTGGGCATCGACGGGCTGACCAAGCGGTACAGCCTGCCCGAGGATTTCGACCTTGGGAGATACTGGGCCCATCAGTTCATGGTGGCCATGGTGGCCAAGGAGTTGTCCGACATGACCGATGTGGGCAAGCCGGACAGCCTTTTCACTTCCGGGCTGCTTCACGATTTCGGCAAGCTGATAACCGCCTTGAAACGGCCCGACGACTGGGCCGCCATCCGTGAGCTTGCCGAGAACGAGATGCTGTCCGACAGCGACGCCGAGGAGGAGTACTGGGGCCTGGACCATGCGGTCATCGGCGCGCTGGTGCTGCGTTCCTGGGATTTGCCCGCCGTGCTGGTGGAGCCGGTCAATTGGCATCACTCGCCTGATCTGTCCCCGGCGCATTCCAACGAGTCCAACGTGGTTTGTTTGGCCGATTGCGTGGTTCATGCCGTGGGCGAGCCCGAAGGGCCGTACGTGGAGCGTTTGGACGAACTCTGCCAGGCCGTGGAAGTGGACATGGACGATCTTCTGGAAGTCGCCGAGGAACTGGCTGACTCGGACGATGTCGAACAATTCGTTAACGTGTTTTTCTGA